From the genome of Halomonas sp. I5-271120, one region includes:
- a CDS encoding FAD:protein FMN transferase: protein MTRRLPLFALCALLLMVLLSGCSEPLREAPITLKGQIFGTYYQVILAKPMTRDQVADIEAGILDELEAVDASMSTYREDSELSTFNRSPVGEWQPLSPELMQVLKISRQVSKASGGAFDITVGGLVNLWSFGPEARPEKVPPEDQLQERLAQIGPDKVELDTEAGRARRLSDVYVDLSAVAKGYGVDQVGDYLEAQGVENFLVDIGGELVLRGHRDDDGDPWRVGVEVPDERRQVAQYVLALTDMSVATSGDYRNYFEEDGKRYSHTIDPRTGRPVEHALASVTVLGETTANADAWATALSVLGPRASLDTARREGLAVLTLERDGEGWISRVSPAFAERVGDAALDKLGIPRPGQDPAQDSLQDNEET from the coding sequence ATGACTCGACGCCTTCCCCTGTTCGCGCTTTGCGCGCTGCTGCTCATGGTGTTGCTGAGCGGTTGTAGCGAGCCCCTCCGCGAGGCCCCGATTACGCTCAAGGGCCAGATCTTCGGCACTTACTATCAGGTGATTCTGGCCAAGCCGATGACCCGCGATCAGGTCGCCGACATCGAAGCCGGGATTCTCGATGAGCTCGAGGCCGTCGATGCCTCGATGTCGACCTATCGCGAGGATTCGGAGCTTTCTACCTTCAATCGCTCGCCGGTCGGCGAGTGGCAGCCTCTCTCGCCCGAGCTTATGCAGGTGCTCAAGATCAGTCGGCAGGTCTCCAAGGCAAGCGGTGGCGCCTTCGATATCACCGTGGGTGGCCTTGTGAACCTGTGGAGCTTCGGTCCCGAAGCACGCCCCGAGAAGGTACCGCCTGAGGATCAGCTCCAAGAGCGCCTGGCCCAGATTGGTCCCGACAAGGTCGAACTGGATACCGAGGCCGGCCGGGCTCGGCGCCTGAGCGATGTCTATGTGGATCTCTCGGCGGTGGCCAAGGGCTACGGCGTCGATCAGGTCGGCGACTATCTCGAGGCGCAGGGGGTCGAAAACTTCCTGGTCGACATCGGCGGCGAGCTGGTGCTGCGCGGTCATCGCGACGATGACGGCGATCCTTGGCGAGTCGGGGTCGAGGTACCGGACGAGCGTCGCCAAGTGGCGCAGTACGTGCTGGCCCTGACCGACATGTCGGTGGCCACCTCGGGTGACTATCGCAACTACTTTGAAGAAGACGGCAAGCGCTACTCTCATACCATCGATCCGCGCACCGGGCGCCCGGTCGAGCATGCGCTGGCGTCGGTGACGGTGCTGGGTGAGACCACCGCCAACGCCGATGCTTGGGCGACCGCGCTCAGCGTGCTTGGCCCCCGGGCGTCCCTCGACACGGCGCGCCGCGAAGGCCTCGCCGTGCTGACCCTTGAGCGCGATGGTGAGGGCTGGATCAGTCGGGTCAGCCCGGCCTTCGCCGAGCGGGTCGGCGATGCCGCGCTCGACAAGCTAGGTATTCCACGGCCGGGTCAGGACCCGGCGCAAGACTCGCTCCAAGACAACGAGGAGACATGA